In Vespa velutina chromosome 1, iVesVel2.1, whole genome shotgun sequence, the genomic stretch ctaatattaaaataacaaataatgtgTCAAGGTGTTTtatggaaagaaaatgatgtgaTAACAGGATCACCTGAAACTGTGAATAAACTtatagaattaaagaaaaaatttttttatataacaaataataacacGAGAACGAGACCTGAATTTGTAGAAAAATGCAAAGGATTTGGTTATAAAGCAACTATAGTGAGTATcgttaacaaaaagaaaatttttgtttctactaaaacattttactttctttgtttctattattttattacatatatttatattcttatttatgtttatataaagttcttctttttagGATGATATAGTATGTACATCATTTTTAGCAGCAGTTTATCTTAAAGAAAAACAGTTTAAGAAAACAGCTTATATAATTGGAAGTACCGCAATTGGTAAGGAATTAGAAGAAGTAGGCATCAAGCATTGTGGTATCGGAGTAAGTTATTACAAACATTAGGTATAACAGTTGATTTCAtactttattgaaatataagacaatatatataccatattgTTATATAGCCTGATGCTATGGAAGGAGATGAATTGGATTTAGTAAAAGAGTTTAAACCAGATCCAGATATAGGTGCTGTAATTATAggtttcgataaatattttagttaTCCAAAATTGTTAAAAGCCACTACTTATTTAGCAAATCCTAATGTTCATTTTATTGGAACGAATTGTGATACAGACAGACCTTCTccaaatacaaataaataccCAGGTAACATTATGCATGTTTTAACAGTAtgcatgttttatttatttctttatgtggaaaacaaacaaagtgttacgttattttcatctttatccAGGTAGTGGTTGCTTTATAAAAGCTGTTGAAGTAGCTAGCAATAGATCTGCCATAATGCTTGGGAAACCAGAAACATTCCTAagcgaatatattaaaaagaaatataacttAAATCCTGAAAGAACATTGATGATCGGggataagtaaatattaaaaaatatttaattaattgaattcaaaaattgttgtaaaaaaaaatttaattatttcagcCTTAAGACCGATATTCTTTTGGGAAAACGTTGTGGTTTCAAGACATTACTTGTATTATCAGGTGTGACTACAAAGTCCGAGATAGAATCTATTATAGCATCTGAGAAAATACAAGATGACCTCGCGATACCTGATTTTTATACCAATCAGTTATTAGATGTGTTCCATGTTTTGTCAAATAATTGAGAATAACTGTTagattaaaaacaattaacatttttaatatgatttgtCGATAGATTCCATTGGAAAGaagtttatatattacaaacatGAACAGAGATCTTTATTTTGTTGTGAAATCTCTAAGAATAATTCCATCATATTCCGATTTTTTcttgtaattgatttttcttttcgttatattaGCGGTTATATAATAGCAGTAAAAGAACTTGATGTCAATATTAGTTAATGAGctaaaaaatttatctgtTAACGCACAGacataaacaatatttttattgcaaaataagatcttatttttgttctaatatataaaatattaatgatgtgTATGTACTAGTAGTCGAGGCATGTTGATAAATTAGGATGtttaaaaaaagttatatagaatttaaaaatcaaacatttaaataaaataaattaatatctttgtgTATTAAGTGTCTTAAAACTTCAATCTATGTacgataacaattaatttgttatactttattatcgtttatgcaatattttatgtaatgtTCAATAATAAAGCACCattgtacatatattgtattataaagaaatgaaaacacAAGGGTATcgattattcaatatttaatgtaatactTCAGCGGAGACGTctagattataataaatgaacaacACACGTATACATTTTCCGAGCGAGACAAACTCTAGCCGCATTAGTTCGAGAATCTTaagttcgaaagaaaattttctgtggtgaaaataatcttaatagcATTGCAAACATGTTAAGGAAGTTTGTTATGGCTTTTAACAATGGATGCCAAGGTTTATGAGCTCTTTCGAAACCACATTACATATACCTATTACACATAAGAAAATGGATAGGTCACCTGTTGCTATTACGAATATAACGTATATTTGTGCACAATACTATTAAAGTAATGTTATTATTCAGCGagcttttaataatatcaaatcagTTCTTTGCTTGATT encodes the following:
- the LOC124955659 gene encoding glycerol-3-phosphate phosphatase-like yields the protein MSPKQLTSLSKDTLESFLNSIDIVLSDCDGVLWKENDVITGSPETVNKLIELKKKFFYITNNNTRTRPEFVEKCKGFGYKATIDDIVCTSFLAAVYLKEKQFKKTAYIIGSTAIGKELEEVGIKHCGIGPDAMEGDELDLVKEFKPDPDIGAVIIGFDKYFSYPKLLKATTYLANPNVHFIGTNCDTDRPSPNTNKYPGSGCFIKAVEVASNRSAIMLGKPETFLSEYIKKKYNLNPERTLMIGDNLKTDILLGKRCGFKTLLVLSGVTTKSEIESIIASEKIQDDLAIPDFYTNQLLDVFHVLSNN